CCATCGAGCAGACCGTCCGGCTTGCCGAACGACACCGCAGGCAGCTTGTTGTTGTGGATCGCCGTGATCAGATCGGCAGTGTCCTTCAAGTGGGCCTGACGCACGGCCGGGTTGGCCATGATCGAGGTCGCATACTGGAACGGATTGCAGATCTGGCAGTAGGCGACACCGAGCGCGTGCGCCGGGTCGGCGACCGCAGCGGCGCTGAGGTTGGGGTTCGACGGATTGGCGGCAACCGCGGCATTGGAGAGCGCCACGGCGTCGTTGAACGCGCCACCATAGAACGCCCAGGAGATGTTCTTCTCCATCAGCGCATCGCCGATCGTGCGAACCGACGACGGCGGAACGTTGTTGCCGCCCGACAGCGCGCCGTTCGGCAGATAGCCCGGGTTGACGTTGTTGAGCATGTAGTAGTGGTTGGGCTTGCAGTTCGGCTCCGCCGCGTAGGGCAGATTGTTGAGATAAGTGACGATCGGCTTCACGCCGGGCTGGAAGACATCCGAGCAGTTGCTCCAGTTGCCGTCGACGGTGTAGCGGTTGACCGAGCCCGAAACCGGATTCGGATTGGCGATCAGGGTGGACGGCGGCGTCACCGGGTTGCCCTTGCCGTCGCTCCAGAAGGCCGCGTCGCCGGTGCCGAGCATGAAGTGGTTGGCGCCGGTGCCGCCGTGGAACGATTGGTGGAAGTTGTCGCTCAGGGTGAAGCGATCGGCCAGCATCTTCAGGATCGGGGCCTGTCCCTGCTGGGCGTTGTAGAAGCCCATCGAGTTGGCCATGCTCTTGTTCGACGCCGAATAGGTCGCCATCACGAACGGGAACAGGTCGTTGAGGCAGCCCGAATTGTTCTTCTTGGTGGCGTTGGCGGCGCTGCAGTCTTCCTGCTGCCAATCCTGATAGAAGCGATGGGTCGAGTCGCCGGTGTAGTCGTCGTCGCTGATCTGCTCACCCTGCAGCGGGAACGGTCCGTTCAGACCGCCGGCGCCGGGCACGCGGGTATCCAGCACACCGGTCGGCAGGCCGCTGAAGCCGGTGGTGAGGATGTCGAGATCGGCCGGGTCCATGTCCTTTTCGACGCTGGCCTCGGCAATCGTCTTGAACGGGGGCGACGTGTCGCTCTGCGCGGTCGGCGTGCCGTTGGTGTTCGGCTGCGGCATCAGGTTGGTCGCGTTGTAGGGCGACTTCGAGATAGCGGGCGCGCCGATGTAATACGAAGGCTGACCCGCGACCGAGGCCTGCTGCGCCAGCGCGAAGTTCGGTCCCGGCGTTCCATCCTCGTTGACGATGCCCTTCGACAACAGGTTGGAGATGGTCTGCCCCTTGCCCTTCGGCTTGTACACACCGAAGGTGTGATCGAGGCCGCGGTTCTCGCCGATCAGAATGATGACGTGCTTGATCGGCGACGCGGTCTTGCCCTTGTCGCCGTGATCCTTGTCACCGTGATTTTCATGGTTTTCGTGCTTCGCACGATCGGCTTCTTCGTGCACCTTGTGATTGTGATGCGAACGCCTGTCCCAATCACTGCGGCCGCCCGGGTAGTGAGCGGCATATGCGGCTGTTGCGACGAGCACCGTTGACGCGATGGAGAGCGCGGTGCTGGTTCGCCAGTGCTTTTTGTAATTCAGACTCATTGTCGACCTCAGGGTGTTTGCGGTTAGCAACACCCATTGCTTAGTGCGACAGTATGACGCATGCTTTTCGCTAACGTGAAAGCGCGCGAGAAATTTCGAAACGTTGAAAGATTTTCTGTGGAGACAACTCTTCAACCGAAGAGCGAGAAACGCCGAAGCAATTCACGCAACGGCGCGTTGCGCAGATCCACAACGATACAAGTCGATCAGTGCGAGATGTGCCTGGAGCGCATCACCTCGCGCAGTGCGGCGTAATGCTGGTCATGCACGTCTTGATTGAACAACGACCACGGCTCGGCGCTGGCCAGCAACGCAGGTACCGCCGCAGCCATCAGGTTGCGATAATTCCTGAACTCGGTCGCGGCGTCGGCGTTGCGGCCCGCTGCAACCGCCATCTCGATACGGCGCAACGTCAGCACGAGCTCCTTGAGCCCGTTGCGCGCGAGCACGCGCTGCTCCTCGCCGCCCGACACGCTGGTATTCTTGCGATCGGGATATTGCTCGGTCAATTCGCGCAGCTCGCGCCCGATCGTATCGACCGCCAGCGCGACGATGTCCTTGTCGCCGGCGGGAATCGCGGTCGCGAGCACCGTCGAGAAATCGTTGATCTCCTTCAGCGTCGCACCGGCCCCATCGCGTTCATACGGCTGCACGCCATCGCCGACGGCCGTGAGATAGGCGACGAGGTCGCCCTTGTCTTGCGCCGAAAGGTCGAGCTGAAAGGTCCGGTCGAAATGATCGACCACCTGGCCATAATTGTCGAAGCGGCCGTCGTGGAAGTACGGCGCGTTGAAGTCGGCGTTGCGCAGCGTCGGCGTCTTGAACAATCCGCCCGAGCCGACATCGTGCTGCTGGTGGTCGACGAAGCCGGAGGACGGAACGTGGCACCCCGCGCAGCTGAGCGCAGGAT
The window above is part of the Bradyrhizobium sp. PSBB068 genome. Proteins encoded here:
- a CDS encoding phosphoesterase, producing MNYKKHWRTSTALSIASTVLVATAAYAAHYPGGRSDWDRRSHHNHKVHEEADRAKHENHENHGDKDHGDKGKTASPIKHVIILIGENRGLDHTFGVYKPKGKGQTISNLLSKGIVNEDGTPGPNFALAQQASVAGQPSYYIGAPAISKSPYNATNLMPQPNTNGTPTAQSDTSPPFKTIAEASVEKDMDPADLDILTTGFSGLPTGVLDTRVPGAGGLNGPFPLQGEQISDDDYTGDSTHRFYQDWQQEDCSAANATKKNNSGCLNDLFPFVMATYSASNKSMANSMGFYNAQQGQAPILKMLADRFTLSDNFHQSFHGGTGANHFMLGTGDAAFWSDGKGNPVTPPSTLIANPNPVSGSVNRYTVDGNWSNCSDVFQPGVKPIVTYLNNLPYAAEPNCKPNHYYMLNNVNPGYLPNGALSGGNNVPPSSVRTIGDALMEKNISWAFYGGAFNDAVALSNAAVAANPSNPNLSAAAVADPAHALGVAYCQICNPFQYATSIMANPAVRQAHLKDTADLITAIHNNKLPAVSFGKPDGLLDGHPQSSKVDLFEAYVLNVLSALENNPELKADTAVFITWDEAGGYWDSGYQQSIDFFGDGPRIPTLILSPYSTGGKVNHNYADHVSLLKFIERNWGLQPLTNRSRDNLPNPSYAKNNEYVPTNSPALSDLFDAFDFSKPVTLSYTE